One genomic window of Sodaliphilus pleomorphus includes the following:
- the aroC gene encoding chorismate synthase produces the protein MRNTFGNILTLTTFGESHGPAIGGIIDGFPAGVKIDTVQVQQQLDRRRPGQSAITTARHEDDKVQLLSGIFQGETMGTPIGFIISNKDHRSTDYSEIARGFRPSHADYTYQAKYGRRDYRGGGRSSARETACRVVAGALAAQALNTLGITITAYTSQVADIKVEDPYNKLDLSIVDNNMVRCPDAAKAVAMIDAIAQARKQGDTLGGIVTCVAQGVPPGLGEPVFGRLNAQLAAAMMSINAAKGVEIGLGFDFVTRRGSQVLDHFTRLENKIHTTTNYSGGIQGGISNGEDIYLDVAFKPVATLMQDVDTVDLQGDPMVLHGKGRHDPCVVPRAVPIVESMTALVLLDNYLLNKTIHL, from the coding sequence ATGCGCAACACATTTGGCAACATATTGACACTCACTACATTTGGCGAGTCGCACGGGCCAGCCATAGGTGGTATCATCGACGGGTTCCCCGCCGGGGTGAAAATTGATACCGTGCAAGTGCAACAACAGCTCGACCGCCGCAGGCCAGGCCAATCGGCCATCACCACGGCCCGGCATGAAGACGACAAGGTGCAACTGCTCTCGGGCATCTTCCAGGGCGAGACCATGGGCACGCCCATAGGCTTCATCATCAGCAACAAGGACCACCGCTCGACCGACTATAGCGAGATAGCTCGGGGCTTCAGGCCGTCGCATGCCGACTATACCTATCAAGCCAAATACGGGCGACGCGACTACCGTGGCGGCGGGCGCTCGTCGGCGCGAGAAACTGCATGCCGCGTGGTGGCCGGAGCACTGGCCGCTCAGGCGCTCAACACACTGGGCATCACCATCACAGCCTATACCTCGCAAGTTGCCGACATCAAAGTAGAAGATCCCTACAACAAGCTGGACTTGTCAATTGTCGACAACAATATGGTGCGTTGCCCCGATGCTGCCAAGGCCGTTGCAATGATCGATGCCATAGCCCAAGCCCGCAAGCAAGGCGACACACTGGGTGGCATTGTGACCTGCGTGGCTCAGGGCGTGCCACCCGGCCTGGGCGAGCCCGTGTTTGGCCGCCTCAACGCCCAGCTTGCAGCTGCCATGATGAGCATCAACGCAGCCAAAGGCGTGGAGATAGGGCTGGGGTTCGACTTTGTGACCCGACGTGGCAGCCAAGTGCTCGATCACTTCACAAGGCTGGAAAACAAAATACACACCACAACCAACTACTCGGGAGGCATACAAGGCGGTATCTCCAATGGAGAGGACATCTATCTCGATGTGGCATTCAAGCCTGTGGCAACACTGATGCAAGACGTCGACACCGTCGACCTGCAGGGCGACCCCATGGTGCTGCACGGCAAGGGCCGTCACGACCCGTGTGTAGTGCCGCGCGCAGTGCCCATCGTCGAGTCGATGACAGCCTTGGTGCTGCTCGACAACTATCTGCTCAACAAAACAATCCATCTATAA
- a CDS encoding DUF308 domain-containing protein: MKKKSYSTTLVNSCLLLAGIIFLCYFKNENVLAIVAQILGLVFIIPSLVYLCLVGINHNDKRDSTDLLGIFPAVGGLCFGIVLLLRPELFYSVIGYVFSIILIALGLFHIIYMLMSRKSMTLRAWYYALPVAITAAGLLTMFKFNGSEYRQLLVLLTGISLILAALTALLEALAQRKAACHNASTCQDATQDTSATVKNDATNE; this comes from the coding sequence ATGAAGAAAAAATCATATTCCACAACGCTTGTCAACAGTTGCCTGCTGCTTGCCGGCATCATCTTTCTGTGCTATTTTAAAAACGAAAACGTGCTGGCCATTGTGGCCCAAATACTGGGCTTAGTCTTTATCATCCCGTCGCTTGTGTACTTGTGCCTTGTGGGCATCAACCACAACGACAAGCGCGACAGCACCGACCTGCTGGGCATCTTTCCTGCAGTGGGGGGCCTGTGCTTCGGCATCGTGCTATTGCTGCGCCCTGAGCTGTTCTACTCGGTCATTGGTTATGTGTTCTCGATCATTCTCATTGCATTGGGTCTCTTTCACATTATCTACATGCTCATGTCGCGCAAGTCGATGACCTTGAGGGCATGGTACTATGCACTGCCAGTGGCTATCACTGCGGCAGGCCTTCTCACCATGTTTAAGTTCAACGGCAGCGAGTACCGCCAGTTGCTCGTCTTGCTCACCGGCATCTCGCTGATACTTGCCGCCCTCACGGCATTGCTCGAGGCACTCGCCCAGCGCAAAGCCGCCTGCCACAATGCCAGCACCTGCCAAGATGCAACACAAGACACAAGTGCCACTGTAAAGAACGACGCGACCAACGAGTGA
- a CDS encoding outer membrane beta-barrel protein — protein MMKKIALVVFCFFIALAVSAQGKYALDVNHKYLDGTLTGGVKVAMNLPHFCFGKLPHGMRNGGQAGLWVEYKPRAEKFRNWSILAETVFSSEGGKFTINQALAHLLSKDVQLRGMAENVNQDIIVTENYIKIPVLVRYRFAKYFSAEAGPELGFNVYSKARVDGVDYGLGLGSRTHWFSAGVGAGATYYLTDYMQFNVRYSIGLTRTFKDVDDHQGNVQIGAAFQF, from the coding sequence ATGATGAAAAAAATTGCGCTTGTAGTTTTCTGTTTCTTTATCGCCTTGGCAGTATCGGCTCAAGGCAAGTATGCACTCGATGTGAATCACAAGTATCTCGACGGCACGCTCACTGGCGGTGTCAAGGTGGCAATGAACCTGCCGCACTTCTGCTTTGGTAAGTTGCCTCACGGCATGCGCAACGGCGGGCAGGCCGGCCTGTGGGTGGAATACAAGCCCCGGGCCGAGAAGTTCAGAAACTGGAGCATCCTGGCCGAGACGGTTTTCAGCAGTGAGGGAGGAAAATTTACAATCAATCAGGCGCTGGCCCACTTGCTGAGCAAGGACGTTCAGCTTAGAGGTATGGCCGAAAACGTGAACCAGGACATCATTGTTACCGAAAATTACATCAAGATTCCAGTGCTTGTGCGCTACCGTTTTGCCAAGTATTTCAGCGCCGAGGCTGGTCCTGAGTTAGGTTTCAACGTCTACAGCAAGGCGCGTGTCGACGGGGTAGATTACGGCCTGGGCCTGGGCAGCCGCACGCACTGGTTCAGTGCCGGCGTGGGAGCCGGTGCCACCTATTATCTTACCGACTACATGCAGTTCAATGTGCGCTACAGCATTGGCCTTACGCGCACGTTCAAGGATGTTGACGACCATCAGGGCAATGTCCAGATTGGAGCTGCCTTCCAGTTCTGA
- the ybaK gene encoding Cys-tRNA(Pro) deacylase, giving the protein MKKIAKTNAARLLDRAHVKYELIPYPVDENELGAQHIIDILGEEAGRVFKTLVLQGDKTGHFVCVIPGLEEVDLKKAAKVSGNKKCDLIHMKELLPTTGYIRGGCSPVGMKKPFPTYFDHSCTGYDYIYVSAGQRGLQLKINPSDLIDYVGASTADLTIEKQ; this is encoded by the coding sequence ATGAAAAAGATAGCGAAAACCAATGCTGCACGTCTGCTGGACCGTGCTCATGTGAAATATGAGCTCATACCCTACCCGGTAGATGAAAACGAGCTGGGTGCACAGCACATCATCGACATCCTGGGCGAGGAGGCTGGCCGTGTGTTCAAGACGCTGGTGCTGCAAGGCGACAAGACGGGGCACTTTGTGTGTGTAATACCCGGGCTCGAAGAAGTTGACTTGAAAAAAGCAGCCAAGGTGTCGGGCAACAAGAAATGCGACCTCATCCACATGAAAGAGTTGTTGCCCACTACAGGATACATAAGGGGCGGCTGCTCGCCAGTGGGCATGAAAAAGCCCTTCCCCACCTATTTTGACCATAGCTGCACAGGCTATGACTATATCTATGTGAGCGCTGGCCAACGCGGGCTTCAGTTGAAAATCAACCCAAGTGACCTCATCGACTATGTGGGTGCAAGCACTGCCGACCTCACTATCGAGAAGCAATAA
- a CDS encoding diacylglycerol/lipid kinase family protein has protein sequence MKDLIAIINPKSGTNNHSCATALIDKVVDKSRFNVALRYVENPGDAKRFAQEAVTHGCYGVIAVGGDGTVNGAASGLVNSDVALAVVPCGSGNGLARHLHIPLKMENALKVVNQDLVDSFDYCTLNDVPFMCTCGMGFDAQVAYDFQLDGKRGFPTYVKTALEDYLKFKPQEYKIDIDGRSFTEKAFVIAFGNAAQYGNNGFIAPHASMQDGKVDMTVISPFHVLEVPIMGLSLFFKKIDLNHCVNIYRATTFRIHRFEPGPMHIDGDPVDMPCDVEVKCHPRGIKIFTPGLGENNL, from the coding sequence ATGAAAGACTTAATAGCGATTATTAATCCAAAGTCAGGGACTAATAACCACTCCTGTGCAACTGCTCTCATCGATAAGGTCGTCGACAAGAGTCGCTTCAATGTGGCCTTGAGGTATGTCGAGAACCCCGGCGATGCCAAGCGCTTTGCTCAAGAAGCTGTGACTCATGGCTGCTACGGCGTGATCGCCGTGGGCGGCGACGGCACCGTCAACGGTGCTGCATCGGGGCTTGTCAACTCTGATGTGGCGCTTGCTGTGGTACCATGCGGCTCGGGCAACGGGCTGGCAAGGCACTTGCACATTCCGCTCAAGATGGAAAATGCACTCAAGGTGGTGAATCAAGACTTGGTCGACAGTTTTGACTACTGCACGCTCAACGATGTGCCCTTTATGTGCACCTGCGGCATGGGCTTTGATGCTCAGGTTGCCTACGATTTCCAGCTCGACGGCAAACGCGGCTTTCCCACCTATGTGAAAACGGCCTTGGAAGACTATCTCAAGTTTAAGCCACAGGAATACAAAATCGATATCGATGGTCGCAGTTTTACCGAGAAAGCCTTTGTTATCGCCTTTGGCAATGCTGCACAATACGGCAACAACGGGTTTATTGCACCTCATGCAAGCATGCAGGACGGCAAGGTCGACATGACGGTGATTTCACCTTTTCACGTGCTTGAAGTGCCCATCATGGGGCTGAGCCTGTTTTTCAAGAAGATTGATTTGAATCATTGCGTCAACATTTATCGCGCCACCACATTCCGCATCCATCGTTTCGAGCCGGGGCCCATGCACATCGACGGCGATCCCGTCGACATGCCCTGCGATGTCGAGGTCAAGTGCCACCCGCGTGGCATCAAGATTTTCACTCCTGGACTTGGGGAGAACAACCTGTAG
- a CDS encoding CCA tRNA nucleotidyltransferase codes for MEIDRNAMLHAVDRPVFHLVGEVADSLNRECYVVGGYVRDTILNRPTSDMDFVTIGSGIEVAKAVAQRLKAEHHRAHLAVFKTYGTAQVKSQGMELEFVGARRESYHHDSRNPIVEDGTLDDDQKRRDFTINAMAISLNLSTFGKLLDPFDGIGDLERKIIRTPLDADITFSDDPLRMMRAVRFATQLEFNIYPETLEAITRNAHRIKIITRERIAEELMKIVAAHHPSRGFMLLDKSGLLPLIFPELSALKGIDTSHGRAHKDNFLHTMQVLENVAAKSDNVWLRWAAIMHDIGKPATKRWDEKQGWTFHNHNFIGEKMVPRIFQRMRLPLNEHMKYVKKLVGLHMRPIALVEDEVTDSAVRRLLFDAGDDIDDLMLLCTADITSKNREKVKRFNENFLLVKQKLVDIEEKDRIRNFQPPIDGQEIMSIFNLPPSKPVGEIKDAIKDAILDGQISNNRDEAYQFMLRKAAELGLKPTGCSPQVQE; via the coding sequence ATGGAAATTGACAGAAATGCAATGCTGCATGCAGTAGACCGCCCCGTGTTCCACCTGGTGGGAGAAGTGGCCGACTCGCTCAACCGCGAGTGCTATGTGGTGGGAGGCTATGTGCGCGACACAATATTGAACCGGCCCACCAGCGACATGGACTTTGTCACCATAGGCAGCGGCATCGAGGTGGCCAAGGCGGTGGCCCAAAGGCTCAAGGCCGAGCACCATCGCGCCCACCTCGCCGTGTTCAAGACCTACGGCACAGCCCAAGTGAAGTCGCAAGGCATGGAGCTGGAATTTGTGGGCGCTCGCCGTGAGTCCTACCACCACGACAGCCGCAACCCGATCGTGGAAGACGGCACACTCGACGACGACCAGAAGCGTCGAGACTTCACCATCAACGCCATGGCCATATCGCTCAACTTGTCGACGTTTGGCAAGTTGCTCGACCCATTTGACGGCATTGGGGATCTTGAGCGCAAAATCATACGCACGCCACTCGACGCCGACATCACATTCAGCGACGACCCGCTGCGCATGATGCGCGCAGTGCGCTTCGCCACCCAACTCGAGTTCAACATCTATCCCGAGACACTCGAAGCCATAACGCGCAACGCACATCGCATAAAAATCATCACGCGTGAGCGCATCGCCGAAGAGCTGATGAAGATAGTGGCAGCCCACCACCCGTCGCGCGGATTCATGCTGCTCGACAAGAGCGGACTACTGCCGCTCATCTTCCCAGAGCTATCGGCCCTCAAGGGCATTGATACCAGCCACGGCCGGGCCCACAAAGACAACTTCCTGCACACCATGCAAGTGCTTGAAAACGTGGCAGCCAAGAGCGACAACGTGTGGCTGCGCTGGGCGGCCATCATGCACGACATAGGCAAACCAGCCACCAAACGATGGGACGAGAAGCAAGGCTGGACTTTCCACAACCATAACTTCATAGGCGAAAAGATGGTGCCGCGCATCTTCCAACGCATGCGGCTGCCACTGAACGAGCACATGAAATATGTGAAAAAACTGGTGGGACTGCACATGCGGCCCATTGCCCTGGTCGAAGACGAGGTCACCGACTCGGCTGTGCGCCGCCTGCTCTTTGACGCCGGCGACGACATCGACGACCTCATGCTGCTGTGCACAGCCGACATCACATCGAAGAACCGGGAAAAAGTGAAACGCTTCAACGAGAACTTCTTGCTTGTAAAGCAAAAACTTGTCGACATTGAAGAGAAAGACCGCATACGCAATTTCCAGCCGCCCATCGACGGGCAGGAAATCATGAGCATCTTCAACCTGCCCCCGTCAAAGCCAGTGGGCGAAATCAAAGATGCAATAAAAGATGCCATACTCGACGGACAGATAAGCAACAACCGCGACGAGGCCTACCAATTCATGCTGCGCAAGGCAGCCGAATTGGGATTGAAGCCTACAGGTTGTTCTCCCCAAGTCCAGGAGTGA